CGACGAGCTGAAGGACGAATTCGCCGAATACCTGCATCAGGTCATGGCGATGCGCCGCGCGGCGGAATAAGCCATGTCGGACAAGGTTCTGGTGACGGGCGGTGCGGGCTATATCGGCTCGCATGCCTGCAAGGCGCTGGCGGCGGCGGGGTTCACCCCGGTCACGCTGGATAATTTCTCGACCGGCTGGCGCGATGCGGTGAAATTCGGCCCCGTGGTCGAGGCCGACCTGATGGACCGCGCGGCGCTGGATGCGGCCTTTGTCGAACACCGGCCCGTGGCGGTGCTGCATTTCGCGGCCCTGTCGCAAGTGGGCGAGGCGATGGCCGAGCCGGGTAAGTATTGGCGCAACAATGTCGCCGGTTCCCTGAACCTGATCGAGGCCGCGATCGCTGTGGGCTGTCTGGATTTCGTCTTCAGCTCGACCTGCGCGACCTATGGCGATCGCGACGGCGAGGTGCTGGACGAGGACACGCCGCAGGCGCCGCTGAACGCCTATGGCGCATCGAAACGCGCGATCGAGGACATGCTGGCGGATTTCGGCGCCTCGGACGGGCTGCGTTCGGTGATCTTCCGCTATTTCAACGTGGCGGGCGCCGATCCCGATGGCGAGGTCGGCGAACATCACCGCCCCGAGACGCATCTGATCCCGCTGATCCTGGATGCGGTGGACGGCAAGCGCGCGGCGCTGACCATCCATGGCACCGATTATCCCACGCCGGACGGCACCTGTATCCGCGACTATGTCCATGTGATGGATCTGGTGGATGCGCATGTGAAGGGGCTGGAATGGCTGCGCGCGGGGCGGGGCAGCCGGGTCTTCTGCCTGGGCACCGGCGACGGGTTCTCCGTCCGCGAGGTCGTGGATGCGACCCGCGCCATCACCAATCGCGAGGTGCCGATGGTCGACGGGCCCCGGCGCGGCGGCGATGCGGTCAAGCTGGTCTGCGGCAGCAGCCGCGCCAAGGCGGAACTGGGCTGGACCCCCGACCGGTCCACCATGCGCCAGATGATCGGCGACGCTTGGCGCTGGCACCAGACGGGCCGTTACGAGCGGTGAGCCTGCGCGGCGCGTGGCGGGCCTATCGCCTGCGCTGGAAGCGGCGCGAGCTGATCTGGCGCGCGATCCGCGCAGGCCGTCGCCTGACCCCGGTGGTGGATCGCACTGCCGTGATCCGGCCGGGCGATGTGCTGGCCGTGACCGTCCTGCGCAACGAGATCGCGCATCTGCCGGGTTTCCTGGATCATTACCGCGCCTTGGGCGTCGCGCATTTCCTGATGGTGGACAATGCCAGCGATGACGGATCGGACCGTTTCCTGGCCGATCAGCCCGACGTGTCGCTGTGGCGCTGCGCCGACAGCTATCGCGCGGCGCGGTTCGGGCTGGACTGGGCCGGGGCGATCCTGTGGCGGCATGGCCGGGGTCATTGGTGCCTGACGGTCGATGCGGACGAGCTGCTGGTCTATCCCGACCATGACCGGCTGGACCTGCCCGGCCTCTGCGCCCGGCTGGAGGCGGATGGCCGCCCCGGCATGGGGGCGGTGATGCTGGACCTTTATCCGACGGGGCCCTTAGGGACGGCGGATGCGCCCGAGGGCGCGGCCCTGACCGAGCGGCTGCCCTGGTTCGATCCCGGTCCCTGGCGGTCCAGCCGGTTGGAGCCGCGACGGAATCTGTGGCTGCAGGGCGGGCCGCGCGACCGGGTGTTCTTTGCCGACCGGCCGCGCCGGGCGCCGACGATGAACAAGCTGCCGCTGATGCGCTGGTCGCGGCGCCAGGTCTATGTGAACTCCACCCATTCCATGCTGCCGCCGCGGCTGAACCTGATCTATGACGGGCCGGGCGATCCGCGCCTGTCGGGGGTGCTGCTGCATGGCAAGTTCCTGCCCCAGATCGTCGAGAAATCCACAGAGGAGCTGGACCGCGCCCAGCATTTCGCCGACCCCGCCGCCTATCGCGACTATCACCGCCGGGTGGCCGAGGGGCCGGTGCTGCACCATGCGGGATCGCTGCGCTATCGCGGCTGGCGGCAGCTGGTCGATCTGGGCCTGATGGGGCCGGGTTAAACTGGTGCTAACACCTCTCTGCAATGCTGCGTCTCAGAGTCGGGGAATCAGCGCAGCACATTGAGCATGGTCAATAGCTTTATCATCAAACGTGAATTGCTGGTTGATGATGCGTAGGTGGATTGATGATGCGCGCGAGAGGCTGGAGCGCCGTGCTCGGAGGCAATACCTGATCGCGCGGGCCTTCAACCGCCGCCGCGCGCTGAAGCCGGTGGTGAACCGCACCGCCCAGATCCGCTCCGGCGCGATCCTGGCCTTCGTCACCATGCGCAACGAACGGGTGCGGCTGCCCTATTTCCTGGATTACTACCGCAAGCTGGGCGTCGATCATTTTCTGTTCGTCAACAATGACAGCAATGACGGCAGCGGGAACTATCTGGCCGAACAGCCCGACGTGTCTTTGTGGTGGACCAATGCCGGCTACAAGCGGGCGCGGTTCGGGATGGACTGGATCAACCGGCTGCTGATGAAATACGGCCATGGGCATTGGTGCCTGACGGTCGATCCCGACGAATTCCTGATCTATCCGCATTGCGATTCGCGCCCGCTGGCGGCGCTGACGGATTGGCTGGGCGCATCGGGGCGGTGCAGCTTTCCCGCCATGCTGCTGGACATGTATCCGCGCGGCAATATCGAGGATACCCGATACGAGGAAGGCCAGGACCCCTTCGCCATCGCCCGCTGGTTCGATCCGGCGAACTACACCATCGCCAAGAACCCCTTCTTCGGCAATCTGTGGATCCAGGGCGGGCCGCGCACGCGCAAGTTCTTCACCGCCGATCCCCTGGCGGGGCCCGCGCTGAACAAGATCCCGCTGGTGCGCTGGCATTGGCGCTATGCCTATGTCAGCTCGACCCATATGCTGCTGCCGCGGCACCTGAACCAGGTCTATGACGAGAATGGCGGCGAGATGGCGTCGGGCTGCCTGCTGCATGCCAAGTTCCTGTCCACCTTCGCCGAGAAATCCGCCGAGGAGCTGGACCGCCGCCAGCATTATTCCAACAGCAAGGAATACCGCGCCTATCACGCCGGCCTGCGCGAGGGCACGCGCATCTGGTGCAGCGAATCGCGCGAATACCAGGATTGGCGGCAGTTGGAGGACCTGGGCCTGATCTCGCGGGGGAACTGGGCATGACGGGGGCGGTCGGGCCGGATGACATGAGGCTGGGGGTGGTGCTGCTGTGCCATGCCCGGCTGGATGTCGCGGCCCGCATGGCGCGGATCTGGGTGGCGGGGGGCGCGCGCGTCGCGATCCATGTCGATGCCAAGGCATCCGTCGGCTCCGTGACCCGGATGAAGGCCGCGCTGGCCGACCTGCCCCAGGTGGTCTTTTCGCGCCGCCATCGCTGCGATTGGGGGCGGTTCAGCCTGGTGCGTGCGACCCGGGACGCGGCCGCGCTGCTGCTGGAGCGGTTTCCCGATACCAGCCATGTCTATCTGGCATCGGGGTCCTGCCTGCCGCTGCGGCCGGTGGCCGAACTGGCCGCCTATCTGGCGCGCGATCCGCATTGCGACCATATCGAAAGCGTCAGCGCGCTGGAGGTCGGCTGGGCCGTGGGCGGGCTGAACGAGGAACGCTTCACCCTGTTCTATCCGCTGGACTGGCGCCGTCAGCGCTGGATGTTCGACCGGCTGACCCAGATCCAGCGCCGGCTGGGCATCCGCCGCCGCCTGCCCAAGGGGCTGACCCCGCATCTGGGATCGCAATGGTGGTGCCTGACCGCCGCCACGCTGCGCGCCATCCTGGACGATCCGCGCCGGGCGGAATTCGACCGTTTCTTCCGGCTGTCCTGGATTCCGGATGAAAGCTATTTCCAAACCTTGGCCCGCCGCCACGCCCTGCGCATCGAGAGCCATTCGCTGACCTTGGCCAAATTCGACCATGACGGGCGGCCCTATCAGCTCTATGACGACCATATCCGCATGCTGGAGGAATCGCGCTGCTTCGTGGCGCGCAAGATCTGGCCGCAGGCCGACCGGCTGCTGGCCCATTTCCCGCGCCCCGTGGCGGCCCGACCCGACCCCGCCCCGCCCCAGCCCCAGAGGATCGAGCGGCTGATCAACCGCACCGTGCGCCGCCGCCTGCTGGGCCGGCCCGGCCTCTATATGCAGAGCCGCTTTCCCCGCAAGGATGCCGAGAACGGCAAGACCTCGGCCCCCTATGCAGTGTTCCAGGGCTTTTCCGACATCTTCCCGGATTTCGAGGCCTGGCTGGCGCGCCAGGTCGATGCCGATGTCCATGGCCATCTGCTGGGCCCCGAGATGGTCGAATTCGCCGGCCGGCCGGAGATCGGGCCCGGCGCCATCTCCTCCAGCACGCTGATCCGCGACCGCGACCCGCAGGGTTTCCTGACCGCGCTGATCCGCATCACCACCCGCATGCAGGCCTTTCAGTTCAGCCCGCGCGACAACCAGGCGCTGAACTGGTTCATGGCGACCGATCCCAATGCCCATATCCATGTGGTCACCGGGGCCTGGATGCTGCCCTTGCTGAATTCACCAGCGCCATTTGAAGAACTTCGAAAAATCGCGGGCGTCCTGCAGCGTATCGAGTTGCAACAGCTGGACATCCTTGGCTCAGTCTGGGTGCGGGCACGGGTTCAGATCCATGAGCTGGGTGACGTTTTAGCGTATCCCAATGACATATTGCTGCAATCGCTTCGGCACTTGCCGGAGGGACTGATGATCAGGTCGGGTGTGCCAGAGGTCGCCAACTATCAGGGGTTATCAGAGTTGCTGCGAAAGATGCGGAACGCCGGATTGCGTCTTCAGGTCACAAGCAGTGTCATTCCCCTGCTGGAAATGCTCGCACCCGAAAGGACCGCCGCCGAATGACCGCCCCCTTCCGCCGCTTCGTGATCTTCGCCGAGATGCGCACCGGCTCCAACCTGCTGGAGGCGACGCTGAATGCCCTGAAGGGCGTCACCTGCTTTGGCGAGGCGTTCAACCCCTACATGATGGGCTGGCCCGACAAGGACGAATTGCAGGGCATCACCCGCGAGGAACGCGAGGCCGATCCGCTGCGCCTGCTGGACCGGCTGTTCGACCGGCCGGGGCATCTGCCGGGGTTCCGCTATTTCCACGATCACGATCCGCGGGTCTTCGACGCGATCATGCATGACCGGGACTGCGCCAAGATCGTGCTGACGCGCAACCCGCTGGACAGCTATGTCTCGACCCGCCTGGCATGGGAGACCAACCAGTGGAAGCTGAACGAGACCGAGACCCCGATCCCCGCGACCATCACCTATGACGGGCCGGAATTCCGCGCCATGGTGGCGGCGGTGGAACGGTTCCAGCTGCGGGTGATGCACCGGCTGCAGGTCACCGGCCAGACCGCCTTCTGGCT
Above is a genomic segment from Paracoccus aestuarii containing:
- the galE gene encoding UDP-glucose 4-epimerase GalE, which encodes MSDKVLVTGGAGYIGSHACKALAAAGFTPVTLDNFSTGWRDAVKFGPVVEADLMDRAALDAAFVEHRPVAVLHFAALSQVGEAMAEPGKYWRNNVAGSLNLIEAAIAVGCLDFVFSSTCATYGDRDGEVLDEDTPQAPLNAYGASKRAIEDMLADFGASDGLRSVIFRYFNVAGADPDGEVGEHHRPETHLIPLILDAVDGKRAALTIHGTDYPTPDGTCIRDYVHVMDLVDAHVKGLEWLRAGRGSRVFCLGTGDGFSVREVVDATRAITNREVPMVDGPRRGGDAVKLVCGSSRAKAELGWTPDRSTMRQMIGDAWRWHQTGRYER
- a CDS encoding glycosyltransferase family 2 protein, whose amino-acid sequence is MSLRGAWRAYRLRWKRRELIWRAIRAGRRLTPVVDRTAVIRPGDVLAVTVLRNEIAHLPGFLDHYRALGVAHFLMVDNASDDGSDRFLADQPDVSLWRCADSYRAARFGLDWAGAILWRHGRGHWCLTVDADELLVYPDHDRLDLPGLCARLEADGRPGMGAVMLDLYPTGPLGTADAPEGAALTERLPWFDPGPWRSSRLEPRRNLWLQGGPRDRVFFADRPRRAPTMNKLPLMRWSRRQVYVNSTHSMLPPRLNLIYDGPGDPRLSGVLLHGKFLPQIVEKSTEELDRAQHFADPAAYRDYHRRVAEGPVLHHAGSLRYRGWRQLVDLGLMGPG
- a CDS encoding glycosyltransferase family 2 protein codes for the protein MRRWIDDARERLERRARRQYLIARAFNRRRALKPVVNRTAQIRSGAILAFVTMRNERVRLPYFLDYYRKLGVDHFLFVNNDSNDGSGNYLAEQPDVSLWWTNAGYKRARFGMDWINRLLMKYGHGHWCLTVDPDEFLIYPHCDSRPLAALTDWLGASGRCSFPAMLLDMYPRGNIEDTRYEEGQDPFAIARWFDPANYTIAKNPFFGNLWIQGGPRTRKFFTADPLAGPALNKIPLVRWHWRYAYVSSTHMLLPRHLNQVYDENGGEMASGCLLHAKFLSTFAEKSAEELDRRQHYSNSKEYRAYHAGLREGTRIWCSESREYQDWRQLEDLGLISRGNWA
- a CDS encoding beta-1,6-N-acetylglucosaminyltransferase, yielding MTGAVGPDDMRLGVVLLCHARLDVAARMARIWVAGGARVAIHVDAKASVGSVTRMKAALADLPQVVFSRRHRCDWGRFSLVRATRDAAALLLERFPDTSHVYLASGSCLPLRPVAELAAYLARDPHCDHIESVSALEVGWAVGGLNEERFTLFYPLDWRRQRWMFDRLTQIQRRLGIRRRLPKGLTPHLGSQWWCLTAATLRAILDDPRRAEFDRFFRLSWIPDESYFQTLARRHALRIESHSLTLAKFDHDGRPYQLYDDHIRMLEESRCFVARKIWPQADRLLAHFPRPVAARPDPAPPQPQRIERLINRTVRRRLLGRPGLYMQSRFPRKDAENGKTSAPYAVFQGFSDIFPDFEAWLARQVDADVHGHLLGPEMVEFAGRPEIGPGAISSSTLIRDRDPQGFLTALIRITTRMQAFQFSPRDNQALNWFMATDPNAHIHVVTGAWMLPLLNSPAPFEELRKIAGVLQRIELQQLDILGSVWVRARVQIHELGDVLAYPNDILLQSLRHLPEGLMIRSGVPEVANYQGLSELLRKMRNAGLRLQVTSSVIPLLEMLAPERTAAE